In Populus trichocarpa isolate Nisqually-1 chromosome 16, P.trichocarpa_v4.1, whole genome shotgun sequence, a genomic segment contains:
- the LOC7483985 gene encoding uncharacterized protein LOC7483985 codes for MVSSPSYLRNLHPLQVFSKKPPSSTLSSMKIKTLIHTLIISHVCRIVRALSKAKSVVIEILKENHHLHFFISPTKNSKKKQKHQKIFLGSFRLHYNWCSSHVLPVPEPVLDGFSSSHFYYDSTWNSIITNEQCEDNTESQLSGYLHWLDEKVDDEGPKGIEKDINRLADLFIANCHEKFILEKQESYRRFQAMMARSM; via the coding sequence ATGGTTAGCTCTCCATCCTATCTAAGAAACTTGCACCCTCTTCAAGTTTTCTCTAAAAAGCCACCATCTTCTACCTTAAGCTCCATGAAGATCAAAACCCTTATCCACACCCTTATCATCTCACACGTGTGCCGCATCGTTCGAGCTCTATCCAAAGCAAAATCCGTTGTCATTGAGATTCTTAAAGAGAACCACCATTTGCACTTCTTCATTTCCCCTACGAAGAACTCAAAAAAGAAGCAGAAGCATCAGAAGATATTCCTTGGCTCATTTAGGCTACACTATAACTGGTGCTCTTCACATGTGCTGCCAGTGCCAGAACCAGTTCTTGATGGGTTCTCTTCTTCCCATTTCTACTATGACTCTACGTGGAACTCGATAATTACAAATGAGCAGTGCGAGGACAACACGGAGTCTCAGCTTTCAGGGTACCTTCATTGGCTAGACGAGAAAGTTGACGATGAGGGTCCTAAGGGTATCGAGAAAGATATCAATCGGCTAGCAGATTTGTTCATTGCAAACTGCCATGAAAAGTTTATATTGGAGAAGCAAGAGTCCTACAGGAGATTCCAAGCAATGATGGCTAGAAGCATGTGA